In Pithys albifrons albifrons isolate INPA30051 chromosome 6, PitAlb_v1, whole genome shotgun sequence, a single genomic region encodes these proteins:
- the EHD4 gene encoding EH domain-containing protein 4 isoform X2, with protein MRIGPEPTTDSFIAVMYGDTEGNVPGNALVVDPKKPFRKLSRFGNAFLNRFMCSQLPNEVLKSISIIDSPGILSGEKQRISRGYDFCQVLQWFAERVDRIILLFDAHKLDISDEFSEAIKSFRGQDDKIRVVLNKADQVDTQQLMRVYGALMWSLGKVIDTPEVLRVYIGSFWAHPLRNTENRRLFEAEAQDLFKDIQSLPQKAAVRKLNDLIKRARLAKVHAYIISYLKKEMPSVFGKENKKKELINRLPEIYIQLQREYHISAGDFPEVKKMQELLENCDFTKFHSLKPKLIETVDNMLANKIASLMNLIRQEESNMPTEMVHGGAFDGTMAGPFGHGYGEGAKEGADEDEWVVAKDKPAYDEIFYTLSPINGKISGISAKKEMVTSKLPNSVLGKIWKLADCDGDGMLDDEEFALAKHLIKIKLDGYELPGMLPSHLVPPSHRKPFQTAE; from the exons ATGCGAATTGGTCCAGAGCCTACCACAGATTCTTTTATTGCTGTGATGTATGGGGACACAGAAGGAAATGTTCCTGGAAATGCACTGGTTGTTGATCCTAAGAAGCCATTCCGCAAACTCAGCCGCTTTGGAAATGCTTTCCTGAACAG gTTCATGTGTTCTCAGTTACCTAACGAGGTACTGAAGAGCATCAGTATCATTGACAGCCCTGGCATTCTCTCTGGAGAGAAGCAGCGCATCAGTAGAG GCTACGATTTCTGCCAAGTCCTCCAGTGGTTTGCTGAGAGGGTTGACCGCATCATCCTCCTCTTTGATGCCCATAAGCTGGATATATCTGATGAGTTTTCAGAGGCTATTAAGTCATTCCGGGGCCAGGATGACAAGATTCGAGTGGTGCTGAATAAGGCTGACCAAGTGGACACGCAGCAGCTGATGAGGGTCTACGGTGCACTCATGTGGTCCTTGGGAAAGGTGATAGACACACCAGAGGTCCTGCGGGTCTACATTGGCTCCTTCTGGGCCCACCCTCTGCGAAACACAGAGAATCGAAGACTCTTTGAAGCCGAGGCACAGGATCTTTTCAAGGATATCCAGAGTCTCCCACAGAAGGCTGCTGTGAGGAAACTCAATGATCTCATTAAAAGGGCAAGACTTGCAAAG GTCCATGCTTACATCATAAGCTATCTGAAAAAAGAGATGCCCTCTGTATTTGGAAAAGAGAACAAGAAGAAGGAACTGATCAACAGATTGCCAGAAATCTACATCCAGCTGCAAAGGGAATACCATATCTCAGCAGGTGACTTCCCTGAAGTCAAGAAAATGCAG GAGCTGTTGGAGAATTGTGACTTCACTAAATTTCATTCTTTGAAACCAAAGCTAATTGAAACTGTGGATAACATGCTGGCCAACAAAATTGCCTCCCTGATGAACCTAATCAGGCAGGAGGAGAGCAATATGCCAACAGAGATGGTACACGGTGGAGCATTTGATGGCACCATGGCAGGACCTTTTGGCCACGGATATGGAGAAGGTGCTAAGGAAGGAGCTGATGAAGATGAATGGGTTGTTGCCAAAGATAAGCCTGCTTATGATGAGATTTTCTACACTCTGTCACCAATCAATGGCAAAATATCTGGGATTAGTGCAAAGAAGGAGATGGTGACTTCCAAACTACCCAATAGTGTCTTGGGGAAGATCTGGAAACTTGCAGACTGTGATGGTGATGGGATGTTGGATGATGAAGAGTTTGCACTAGCAAAACATCTTATCAAGATTAAACTGGATGGATATGAACTGCCTGGCATGCTACCTTCACACCTGGTGCCACCATCTCACAGGAAACCTTTCCAGACAGCAGAATGA